CTTCAATCTCTTCCCAATCATCTGCAGTAAGTTCTAGACCTTCAAATATTTTTTCTTCCCCAATACCCTCAACTACGACTTTTAATGATGGAAATAGAAAATGATTTTCTTCAGCATATTGGGCGCTAAATAAACCTTTTTCACCCCAAAAAAACCTATCAGTGGTATGTTCATTTCTTCGAACGTTGAAAACTGAAGGAGCAGACAACTCATTTTCAGCTATAAATCTTCTTGCAGCTGTAACTGGTTTATGATTGCC
The window above is part of the Prochlorococcus marinus CUG1415 genome. Proteins encoded here:
- a CDS encoding DUF3155 domain-containing protein, translating into MSKKRKRISRRRLAGQRVMAHVPIYHIETGNHKPVTAARRFIAENELSAPSVFNVRRNEHTTDRFFWGEKGLFSAQYAEENHFLFPSLKVVVEGIGEEKIFEGLELTADDWEEIEEYEYAFV